A segment of the Macrobrachium nipponense isolate FS-2020 chromosome 1, ASM1510439v2, whole genome shotgun sequence genome:
TCTTGAACGAGTCAGGAAGGAGTGTGGCGCGCTCTTGTCGACCAACGATGTGGATAATGCTGTCTTGCAGGTCCAAGATCTTTTGGACATGGCTGAGGAGGCAGATGCTCGAGTTCTGGAAGTAGAGGAAAAGATGGAGGCTATCTGCCTAGAGAACCAGAGCCTGCAGAGGAAGGCACTAGAGGACCAGCAGGCTTTGGCCCAACATCAGAAGGAAATCCTCCAACTGAGAGACAGTCAGGTTGCAAAGGAAAACGATCTTTTGCAGAATAGAAAACAGTTATTGGAATACGAGAGGATGATCCAAGAGCTACAGAAAGATCTGGCAGGAAAAAATGAGCAGATAGATGTGCTCATGGTGCAAGATAGcaacaaacaaaaggaaatagACGGACTTCGTAAGGAACTAGAGGCGAAGGCGAAAGAATCTGATGAGCTCTTTAGTCGAAATGACACAAATGAACAAAATCTCATCAGATGCGAGAATAAAATTGGAGAATTAGAGAAAATATTAGTTGAAAAGCAACGAGAAATCTGTGAGCTTCAAAGAGAGATAGAAGACAGAGATAGTGATGTATGCAAGCTTGTTTTTTGTGAGAAGAAAGTTGAATGTCTCAAGATGGAATTAGAAGAAATGCAATTGGCTTTTGATGAACTTGTAagccagaatgaaagaaatgaaaaaaaattgattgaaaaacaaaaagaaattgatgAACTTCAAAAAGACATGGAtgacaaagagaaagaaatagacaGCCTTATTCAAAAGGAGAAGGAAGTTATGGATTTTAAGGAGGAATTAGAAAATAAGATATTGCTTTTCAATAGAATTTTGAGTCTAaacgaaaaaaatgagaaagtagtagttgaaaaagaaaaagaaattgaaaagctTAGAAAGGAATTGGAAGACAGAGATAGAAAAATGGAGAGTTTAATTCAGTATGAGAAGGAAGTTGCCAAATTGAAAGAAGAATTACAACTCATGGTGTTGCATTACGATCAAATGCCgagtctaaatgaaaaaaatgagaaagtagtagttgaaaaagaaaaagaaattgaaaagctTAAAAAGGAATTGGAAGACAGAGATAGAAAAATGGAGAGTTTAATTCAGTATGAGAAGGAAGTTAGCAAATTGAAAGAAGAAATACAATTCTTGGTGTTGCATTACGATCAAATGTCGAGTctaaatgaaagaaatgagaaaaaaatagttgaaaaagaaaaagaaatgaaagaacttAGAAAGGAATTGGAAGACAGAGATAGAAAAATGGAGATGGAGCAACACGAGACTGAAGAGCTCCTGAAGGAGTTGAAGAAGCAGCAGCTGGAGATTGAGGAGCTTTCGTGTCAAAACCTGAGACAAGAGGAGGAACTCAAAGCGAAGCAGAAGGAAGTTGAACAGATTGAGAACCTGAGGGAACAAGACCGGGCCAAGTACTTGGAGTACGTGGAGATTCAGTTTAGGGAAATAAACGAGCGCATAGGAGAGAAGGTCACTGACCTAGCAGTAGAGGTCATTTGTCTACGCGAAGAAGTTCGGCAGAAGAACAAATTGCTG
Coding sequences within it:
- the LOC135220359 gene encoding interaptin-like, with the translated sequence MPVAVISIVLKGGMAQFLSGALTLTFITMCALPLCAVRNLWRKRGKDKPRMDIQDNEVAGLRRELDAAHKRNDNLKEILLERVRKECGALLSTNDVDNAVLQVQDLLDMAEEADARVLEVEEKMEAICLENQSLQRKALEDQQALAQHQKEILQLRDSQVAKENDLLQNRKQLLEYERMIQELQKDLAGKNEQIDVLMVQDSNKQKEIDGLRKELEAKAKESDELFSRNDTNEQNLIRCENKIGELEKILVEKQREICELQREIEDRDSDVCKLVFCEKKVECLKMELEEMQLAFDELVSQNERNEKKLIEKQKEIDELQKDMDDKEKEIDSLIQKEKEVMDFKEELENKILLFNRILSLNEKNEKVVVEKEKEIEKLRKELEDRDRKMESLIQYEKEVAKLKEELQLMVLHYDQMPSLNEKNEKVVVEKEKEIEKLKKELEDRDRKMESLIQYEKEVSKLKEEIQFLVLHYDQMSSLNERNEKKIVEKEKEMKELRKELEDRDRKMEMEQHETEELLKELKKQQLEIEELSCQNLRQEEELKAKQKEVEQIENLREQDRAKYLEYVEIQFREINERIGEKVTDLAVEVICLREEVRQKNKLLEELGVPLEILNEETGQVEDGKGSSSPTAGC